The nucleotide window CCCTTCCCGGACGCGACGAGGACGAGGTCCGCCATGCCCAGGAACAGCCCGTGACCCACGGCGCCCGGAATCGCGTCCAGGCTCGCCGCGAGCCTCGCGGGGGAGCGGATGGGACCGAAGCGCGCGTCGAGGATGTGGTTCCCGTTGTCCGTGCGGAACGGCATGGCCTCGGCCTGGCGCAGGGCCACGGTCGCCCCGAGCGACTCCAGCCGCGCCTGCGTGGCCCGCCACCCGAACGGATGGACCTCCACGGGCACCGGGACCTTCGTCCCGAGGCGGCGCACGAGCTTGGAGTCGTCGACGACGACGATGAACTTCTTCGCGGCGGCCGCCACGATCTTCTCGCGGAACAGGGCGCCCCCCAGTCCCTTGATCAGGTCCAGGCGCGGGTCGACCTCGTCCGCGCCGTCGATCGCGAGGTCGAGCACGGGATGCTCCTCGAGCGAGGTGAGCGGGATCCCGAGGAGTTTCGCGGCTTCCGCCGTGGCCAGGGACGTGGGCACGCCGCTGATCCGGAGCCCCTCGTCCCGCACGCGTCGGGCGAGGACCTCGAGCACGTGGCGCGCGGTCGTGCCCGTCCCGAGGCCCAGGACCATGCCGTCCTTGACGAATTTCACAGAGGCTTCCGCGGCGGCCCGCTTCCGTTCGTCCGCGGCCATCTTAGCCGCGCCCCCGGAGTTCCTGGACGAGCTTCACGAGCTCGTCCACGACGACGCGGTCGAGCGTTTTCCCGTAATCCTCGGTGGCCTTCGAGGAGTCTCCCGTGGCGCCGTCCCAGTACGGCTGGGCGTCCTTGACCACCGCGTACGGCGGGATCCGGTTCGACCCGGCGGGGCTGCGCCCCTTCACGAGATCGGGTCGATGCACCAGGAGGCGGGAGGTCTCGATCATCCCGGCGTGGCCCTCCTTCGCGGGGAGATCCTTCTGCGCGTAGATGATGTCGTAGTCCGACAGAACGGTCGCCTTGAGAGAACCCTCGTCGACGACGTCCTGCGCGGCGGCGCGTAGGGCCGCCATATGGTCATGGGCTGCGTGGCCGCTCACGATCATCACGCGGTGCACGCCGTTGCGGACGAGGTCGCGCAGCACGTCGCGGGTGACGGCGCGCAAGGAGTCGAAGGAGATGCCGATGCCGCCCGGGTAGTGACGGGTCGTCGTGATCACGCCGTAGGGGATCGGCGGCGCCAGGACCGCGCCCGTCTTTGCGCAGACCGCCTCGAGGACGTGGAGGGGCTGGATGAGATCGGAGCCCAGGGGGAGGTGGCTCCCGTGCTTCTCCACGGAGCCCACGGGGAGGATGACGACCGTGTCGGGCGTCACGCGCTTCGCGAATTCCTCCGAGGTCCATTCGTCCAGGCGCACGCCGCGGAATCGCGAGGGGGGCCATAAATGGTTCGCGGCGCGGGAGTCCAAGATCAACCTTGTTTAAGGTTGACTTCCTCCGCGAACTCGCGACGTCCGGGACGGGCCTGCACGGGCACCGCGAAAGTCCATTACCCCGCCGCACGGTCTCCGCGAACGTGCGCGCCGCGGTCCTCTTCTCCGGGGGCAAGGACTCCACGTACGCGGCGTACGTCGCGATGCAGCGCGGCTGGGAGGTAGGCCCGCTCCTCACGATCCGGCCGACCGATCCCGAGTCCATGATGTTCCACGTGCCCAACCTGAGCGTGACGAGCCTCCAGGCAGAGGCCATGGGGATCCCGCTCGTCGAGGAGGCTGCGCCGCGCGGGGAAGCGGGCGAACTCGAGGCATTGCTGCGGATTCTTCGCCGCGCGGAGGCGGACGGTGTCGTCGTGGGCGCGATCGCCTCGGACTACCAGCACAGCCGGGTGAATCGAATCGCCGCCGAGGTCGGGCTCCGGGTGTTCGCTCCGCTCTGGCGCCAGGATCCCCGGCAGCTCGTTCGGGACTACCTGCGCGCCGGATTCCGCATCGTCTTCTCGAGCGTGTCCGCGGAGGGCCTGGACGCCTCGTGGCTGGGTCGCCCGTGGGACTCGCAAACCGTCGAGGAGCTCCTCCGGCTCCAGGAAACCCGCGGAGTCCATCCGTGCGGCGAGGGCGGGGAGTTCGAGACCCTCGTCCTCGACGCGCCCTGCTTCCGTCGGCGCATCGTGGTGGATGTCGCGGAGCGGACCTGGGACGGTTCCGCGGGGGTGTGGCGGGTGACCGCGGCCCACCTGGAGGACAAATCCAGTCAGGGCGACCACGCCGTCAGCGGCGGCGTCGACGGCGTCGGCCGGGAACCGTCCTAAGCTGGGCGAAGAACTCCTTCCGATCTTCCGCGGACGGGATGCGCTCCCCCGCAGCTCGGGCCCGGGCGAGGAACCGGTCGCGCGCCTTCCCGTCGCCCGCGATGGCTGCGGCGCGCGCGAGCGCTTCGTACGCGAACGCCAGCGGGAAGCCTCCGATCCGGTGCCGCCGGCAGAGGTCGAGGGACCGCTTCGCGTGGTACCAGGAGGGTTCGGCCCGCCTGAGCACCGCATACACGTGGGAGACCTGCCACTCCCCGATCGCCCGGTTCACGGGCTTGCCGACAATCCCCCAGTGGTACCTTGAGGAATGGGCCGCGTGGATCATCTCATCGATCTGGTCCGGCGTGCGGCGCTTCTTCTCCAGAAGGGCCCAGACGAGGTTGAACTCCTTTGCCGCCATCTTGCGATGCCATTCGCGCTCCGTCATCCGACGCGACCCCGCCATCGCTTTGTCCCCCAATGCCTGCGTAGAGTAGAGTGGGGCTGGGCAGATTTGAACTGCCGTCGCAGGCTTTCTTGCCCTTGATCCGGAAGGGTCCCAAAGCCCGAAGGATGGACCAAGCTACCCCACAGCCCCAGGTACGCGCGCCATCGACTCCGCCGCTAAATAGGTTCCTCACGGGACGCGGTTCTTGAGCCACGCCTACGAGATGCGGCTCCATGCTTCGCGGGCGGCGCGGGCCACGGCCTGCTCGCTCGTCATCCCGGGTCGCCACCCGGTCGCCCTGAGGCGTTCCACGGCCAGGGCCATGGTCCGCACGTCTCCGACCCAGCCGCGGCCCGATCCGGCGCCTCCCGTCCAAACGTACTCGACGCCCTGGAGACCGACCTCGCGGCAAATCGCGTCGGCGATGGTCCGCACGCTGATCGCGTCCTCGCTGCCGAGGTTGTAGACCGTGAACGGCCCGCGAGCCGCAGCCAGCCCCGCGCGGTATCCCGCGAGGGCGTCCTCGACGTGGATGTACGACTTCGAGGTGCCCGGGTCCGACCCGATGATCTCGAGCCGCTTCGGGTCCCGCGCCAGCTTCGCGACGAGATCGTGGACGACGCCGTGGCCGCTCCGACCGCCCACCACGTTCGCCATGCGGAACACGACCGCCTGAAGGCCGTACGTGTGCGCGTACGCGGACAGGAGGGATTCGCACGCGAGCTTGGAAGCGCCGTACAGGGAGATGGGCTCGCAAGGCCCGTAGTCCTCCGGCGTGGGGACCGTCTTCGCCTCGCCATACACGGTCGACGTGGAGGCGAACACGACCCGCGGCACACGGTTCGCTCGGCACGCCTCGAGGACGCGGTACGTCATGAGGACGTTCTGCTCGATGTGGACCTTGGGTCCCTCCTTCCCCAGGCGGACGTCCGGGTTCGCCGCGAAGTGGTACACCGTGCCGACGCGGCGGAAGAGCGCTCTGAGGTCGCCTTGGAGCAGGTTGCGCTTGACGAGCGTGGCCCCGGCCTTCACGGCGTCCGCGACGTTCGCGCGCTTCCCGGCGGCGAAGTTGTCCACGAGGACCACGTCGGCCTTGGCCACGAGGGCGTCCGCGAGATGGCTTCCGAGGAAGCCTGCTCCGCCCGTAATGAGCATGCGCTCCCGGACCATGCCGCCGCCATGGGACCCCCTGTAATCAAGGTTCCTTCAGAGCGGACAGGTGGGCGAGCAACGCGTCCACGGCCCGGGCGCGGTGGGAGATTGCGTTCTTCTCCTTGAGGGACATCTCGCCGAAGGTCCGCGTCTCACCCTGGGGAAGGAAGATGGGATCGTACCCGAAACCGTTCTTGCCGCGTTCCGCGTCCGTGATCGTGCCCGTGCAGTCCCCGTGGAAGACCTCGTGCTCGTCGCCCCGCCGGAGGAGGAAGACGGTTTGGAAGGTCGCCACGCGGAACGTCTCGCCCGCCATGAGCTTCAGGATGCCCTTGTTGCCGAGGCGCTTCTGGACATACGCCGAGTACACGCCCGGGAAGCCTCCGAGCGCCTCGATGAACAATCCCGAGTCGTCGATCAGGTAATCGCCGCGGACTTCGTCGTCCAGACCGGTCGCGGCATACTTCAGGACCTTCTCGAGGCGGTCCGTCTGGATCTCGGGATAGCTGCGGTCCAGATGGACAAGCTTCACGTTCGCCTGGGCCAGCTTCTCGGAGACCTCCGCGAACTTCCCCGCGTTCGTCGTGATGAATTGGATCGTCACGTGTACCGTCCCCGTTCCTCGATCTCCTTGACCTTGGCGATCGACGCCCTTGCTTCGGCGCCCAGGATCTCCCGATACCCTGAGAGAACCTCGCGGTAGTAGAGCGTCGCGTTCTTGTGGGCGCTCGTGAGCGCCTCCCGAAGGAGATGGAGGTCCACGCCGCGCTCCTCCGCCGTGTCGCCCTTCCCTCCAAGGCTGAAGTCGATCAGCACGATGCGCCCATCCCGGAGGATCATGTTCGAGGTCGTGAGGTCCCCGTGAATGACACCGGCCTTGTGCAGGCGCCCTGCGATGCGGCCGATCTCCTTCGCCGCCTCGCGCGCCGCGTCCCCGCCGCGGTCGAGGACCTCCTTCAAGGTCGGCCCGTCGATGAACTCCATGACGATCTTGTTGTCGACCAGGTTCACGTCGTAGATGACAGGCACGCTCACGCCGGCGGCGCGGGCCTCCGACAGGAGCCTCGCCTCGGTTCGGATCCGAGACCGGCGCAGCTCCTCGTCAAGGGCGACGAGGCGGTACGCTTTCGGCACTCGAAACTTCTCCACCGCCACGCGGCCGAGGAACTCCGTCTTCCGGAGCTCCGCCTCCGCACCGCGCTTGAGCCACACGTCCCGCGCGAAGCCGTGCCCCGAGAAAAAGCTTCCCGCGCGGCGCGGGTCTCACTCCCGAGCGGGCGCCAGGAAGCTCCGGACCTCCCGGGAGGGGACGGGGCTCGTTCGAGCCGCGAACTCGGGGGGAAGGCATCGCGCATACCGCGGCGCCAACAGGCGACCTTCGAGCAGGACGATCGCGGCGCGATCCTTCTCGCTCCGGATCGGACGGCCAGCGGCCTGGAGGACCTTGTTCACGGCCGGGAAGACGTAGGCGTAGTCGTAGCCCTTGGACGGCCCGAACTTCCGGATGTAGTAGTCCTTCAGGGACTCGACCTCGATGTTCGGCGGGCTCAGGGGCAGCCCCACGACAAGCACGGCCTGGAGCAGGTTTCCTTCATAGTCCACGCCTTCGCTGAAGGAGCCTCCCTGCACGCCCAAGAGGACGGCGCCGCCGTGACCTCGTGCGAGACGCAGCGCCTCGAGCGCCCCGTCACGCTTCGCCTTGGTCCAGGTGGGATGCTCCACCAGGAGACCTTTCTTCAGGCCCGCGGTCCGAATCCGGCCCTCCGCCTCCTGGAGGAGCTCGTACGAAGGGAAGAACGCGGCGACGTTCTCGGGGGCACACGCCGCGACCGCGACGACCTCGCGGGCGATCAAGTCGTGCATCTCGTCGGAACGCTTCGTGTACAGCGTGGTGGCAATGGGGTGGACGAGCAGGAGGCGGTTGCCCGGCGGAAAGGGCGAAGGGTACGTCCGGATCCACCGCCGCTCGGGTCCGATGCCCAGCAAGTCCGCATACATCTCCGCGGGGTACAAGGTGCCCGACATGAGCACGCTCGCGCCGACGCGGTCGAAGACAGGCTTGCTGAGCACGCTCGGGTCCATCAGACGGAAGGCGAACTTGCCCTCGTTGCCCGGGACCACGAGACGCAGGATGCCCTCGTCCTGGTCCCGCCACCGCCGGAGGAACTCCTCGAGCTGGGGCAGGGACGTCGAACGCCCGCGGCGGATGCCTTCCTCCGCGGCGTGGGAGACCATCTCCACGAGGTCTGTGTACGTGAGCCGATGGCCGAGACCGCGTCGCAGGCCCCGCTCGACCATGTCGACGAACTCCTCCTTCTTGGCGACCCGTTCCGCGCCCAAGCCCAGGAGGAACCTCTCCAGGGACTTGGCCACGCCGAGGAGCTGGTGGGACGCCTCGGGATCGAGGTCCTTGGACTCCCGCACGGCCCGCAGGAGGTCCGTCAGGGAGAGGTCGCCGCCCAGGTGCGCGCGGATCCGGTCGGGCAGGTTGTGGGCTTCGTCGACCACGAGGATGAGGTTCTCGAGCCCCTTGCCGAGCCGCTGGAGCGTCCATTCGAGGATGTCCGAGAACACGTAGTTGTAGTCGCACACGACCACGGCCGCGCGCTCCGCGGCGTCCATGGCGACCTTGTGGGGGCACACGTGGCACGCGGAGCTCGCCTGGACGAGCTCCTGGACATGGAGGGCACGCTGGAGGACCGCGGTCACGACGACGCCGTCGTCCCGGTTGTAGAACGTGCACGCTCGGGTGCGGACCTTGAGCTCGCAGAACTCGTGGAACGCCCGCCCGTACTCGGGGCGGTTGGGCTGGAGGCACATGTCCTGCTTGGAAATCACGTCCACCGCGGGCACGCGGGCACCCTTGCTCTCGAGGCGGCGGAGGGTCTCGATCGCGATCCGGTGCTGGCTCTGGCGGGCGGTCAGGAACAGGACCGTCTTGCCCGTGTCCAAGGCGACGCCGAGCGAGGCGACCAGGGCCACCGCGGTCTTCCCGATCCCCGTCGGCGCGTGGGCCAGGAGGTGCCTCCCCTCCGCCATCGCACGCCGGGCGTCCGCGAGGAACTCCGCCTGGCCCGGGCGCACGCGGTCGAAAGGCCAGGGCACGCGCTCCGTCGGCGAGGGGCGCGCCTCCGCTACGGCGATCTGCTCCATCGGCTGCCTTCGGGTCGCAACCCTCCGGGAGGATCCGAGGCTATGAAGGGGTATGGGGGAGGGATGGGCGAAAGTGAGAATCCGCGGATCGCGATCCGCCCGTTCTAACGAACCATCGGCTCCCTGCCAGCGCGTGAGTCGGACGGATGCGGCGCAACCGGGAATCCCCGGGGGACGCCACCGCAAGGCACGTGAACCCGACCCAGCTGGGGACGGACGGCGATCGGGTGGTGAGCATCGCGCTCTTCGTCGGCATCGGGGTCGGCGTCTTCGTGGTCGTGCTGTACGCGGCCATCTACCTTCGGGCCCGTCGCCGCGGGGTCCAAAAGGGCGCGACCCGCATCCTGCGCTGCAGCGACGGGCACCTGTTCACCTCGACGTTCATCCCGGGCGCCTCCTTCCGGGCCGTCCGGCTGGGCGCGAGCCGGTACCAGCGCTGCCCCGTGGGAAACCACTGGAGTCTCGTGGCCACGGTCGACCCTGCCACGCTGACCGCGGAGCAGCGAGCCGCGGCGGCGCAGTTCCGCGACAGCCGGATCCCGTAGGCACCGGGCGAGGGACTCGCCCTCGCGCGCGAGGGCCGCGCGGGTGACTCCGCATCGACGGCGGGGGAAGCGCGGATTTATCTTTCCGTGGCTGCTGGGGATGCGTGCATGGTCGGGTCTCGGCGCTCCGCGAGAACGGATCGCGACGAGCACCTGATCGCCGCGGCACGCTCCGTCCTGGCGCGGCGGTTCCGACCAGGATGGCATTCTGTGGGGGCGGCGCTCCGGGGGCGCTCCGGGAAGATCTACACGGCCGTGAACCTGAACGCGCAGTACGTGGGCCGGGTGGACGTGTGCGCGGAGGCCGTGGCCGTCGGGATGGCCATCGCCGCGGGGGAGAAGGACCTCAACTCGATCGTGGCCGTCCAGCGGGGGAACCGCGGCTCGCGGAATCCCCGCGGACGCATCGTGCCGCCCTGCGGGGTCTGCCGGGAGATGTTCAACGACTACGCCCCGAAGATGACCGTCCTGCTCGCGGGACCCAAGGGAACCGTGGTCCGGGTCAAGGCCGAGGACCTCCTCCCCGACCGCTACGTGGACCCGTGACGCCGGCGTCGCAGCCCGAGGGCCGAGGGGAGAATTCACCCCGAGATAATCGGGGAGAGCCCCTTAAGTAAGTTCCCCGCGCATGGAGTCACGTGGCCCGCCGCTGCGGCGTCTGCGGGTTCGAGACCGGGGAGGCAGTGTGCCCGCGCTGCGCCACGATCCTCCTCCGCGAGGAGGCCCGGTGCCCCAGCTGCGGGAAGCGGTTCCTGGGCTCCATCGCCTCCTGCGACGCGTGCGGCGCCGCCCTGGGACCCGCGCTCGCACGTGCGGAGGACGAGGAGGCGGTCCACTTGCTCACCGCTCTCCCCGGAATCTCGGAGACGCGCGCCCGGGCGCTCGTGGCCCGCGGCTTCCGCGACGTCTCCGACATCGTACGCCTCGCCCTCCCGGAGAGCGACATCCGCCGGGGGATCCATCACGCGATCGCACGTCGCATGCTCCTGGCGGAGATCGCCCTGGACGCGCTCGGCCCCGGTCCGAGTGACCGCTGTCCCATCTGCGGTGGCTCGACCCGGCCCGGTGCGGACGCGTGCGCGACGTGTGGCGCTCCCTTCCCGCCCGCGCGCCCCGAGGCGACCGTCGGGCGCAAGCTCCAGGAGGTCACGGAGGGCATCGGCATCCTCGACGAGGACGAGGACTTCCGCGAGATGCCCGAGGAGGTCCGGCGGGAGCTGCTGGACGCGTTCGGTGGTGTGAACCCCGAGGACGTCCTCCGGGACGAGTACCGCCACCAGGTCGAGCTGTGGCGGGAGCGGGGCTTCGACGTGACCCAGCTCGAGTCCCTCCTGGCCCAGGACCTCGCGGAGTTCCGGGAGCGGAGCGTGCGCCTGATCCGCGCCCAGATCCTCAAGCGAGGGAGGAACGGGGACTTCCGATGTCCCCTCTGCGACGTCCAACTCGAGGCCGCCGCGGAGCTCTGCGGCAACTGCGGGGCGAAGTTCGCCTAGGGACACAATCCTAAATAGGAACGGGGCCTGACCGCAGCGCCATGCGCCCTCCGTACTCGGAGTACGCCGCACCGCCCATCTACGTGTATCCGGAACCGCCGCGGCGGGGCGTGCAGTTCAGCCGGACGGAGCTCATCCAGCTCGGCGTGGCCATCCTCGGCCTGAGCGCGGCCTTCACCGTGGTCCTCGTCAACC belongs to Thermoplasmata archaeon and includes:
- a CDS encoding ATP-dependent DNA helicase, with the protein product MEQIAVAEARPSPTERVPWPFDRVRPGQAEFLADARRAMAEGRHLLAHAPTGIGKTAVALVASLGVALDTGKTVLFLTARQSQHRIAIETLRRLESKGARVPAVDVISKQDMCLQPNRPEYGRAFHEFCELKVRTRACTFYNRDDGVVVTAVLQRALHVQELVQASSACHVCPHKVAMDAAERAAVVVCDYNYVFSDILEWTLQRLGKGLENLILVVDEAHNLPDRIRAHLGGDLSLTDLLRAVRESKDLDPEASHQLLGVAKSLERFLLGLGAERVAKKEEFVDMVERGLRRGLGHRLTYTDLVEMVSHAAEEGIRRGRSTSLPQLEEFLRRWRDQDEGILRLVVPGNEGKFAFRLMDPSVLSKPVFDRVGASVLMSGTLYPAEMYADLLGIGPERRWIRTYPSPFPPGNRLLLVHPIATTLYTKRSDEMHDLIAREVVAVAACAPENVAAFFPSYELLQEAEGRIRTAGLKKGLLVEHPTWTKAKRDGALEALRLARGHGGAVLLGVQGGSFSEGVDYEGNLLQAVLVVGLPLSPPNIEVESLKDYYIRKFGPSKGYDYAYVFPAVNKVLQAAGRPIRSEKDRAAIVLLEGRLLAPRYARCLPPEFAARTSPVPSREVRSFLAPARE
- a CDS encoding XTP/dITP diphosphatase, translated to MTIQFITTNAGKFAEVSEKLAQANVKLVHLDRSYPEIQTDRLEKVLKYAATGLDDEVRGDYLIDDSGLFIEALGGFPGVYSAYVQKRLGNKGILKLMAGETFRVATFQTVFLLRRGDEHEVFHGDCTGTITDAERGKNGFGYDPIFLPQGETRTFGEMSLKEKNAISHRARAVDALLAHLSALKEP
- a CDS encoding diphthine--ammonia ligase, which codes for MFKVDFLRELATSGTGLHGHRESPLPRRTVSANVRAAVLFSGGKDSTYAAYVAMQRGWEVGPLLTIRPTDPESMMFHVPNLSVTSLQAEAMGIPLVEEAAPRGEAGELEALLRILRRAEADGVVVGAIASDYQHSRVNRIAAEVGLRVFAPLWRQDPRQLVRDYLRAGFRIVFSSVSAEGLDASWLGRPWDSQTVEELLRLQETRGVHPCGEGGEFETLVLDAPCFRRRIVVDVAERTWDGSAGVWRVTAAHLEDKSSQGDHAVSGGVDGVGREPS
- a CDS encoding KEOPS complex kinase/ATPase Bud32, with the protein product MWLKRGAEAELRKTEFLGRVAVEKFRVPKAYRLVALDEELRRSRIRTEARLLSEARAAGVSVPVIYDVNLVDNKIVMEFIDGPTLKEVLDRGGDAAREAAKEIGRIAGRLHKAGVIHGDLTTSNMILRDGRIVLIDFSLGGKGDTAEERGVDLHLLREALTSAHKNATLYYREVLSGYREILGAEARASIAKVKEIEERGRYT
- the rpiA gene encoding ribose-5-phosphate isomerase RpiA, which translates into the protein MAADERKRAAAEASVKFVKDGMVLGLGTGTTARHVLEVLARRVRDEGLRISGVPTSLATAEAAKLLGIPLTSLEEHPVLDLAIDGADEVDPRLDLIKGLGGALFREKIVAAAAKKFIVVVDDSKLVRRLGTKVPVPVEVHPFGWRATQARLESLGATVALRQAEAMPFRTDNGNHILDARFGPIRSPARLAASLDAIPGAVGHGLFLGMADLVLVASGKGVRTLRPTRTT
- a CDS encoding creatininase family protein — translated: MRLDEWTSEEFAKRVTPDTVVILPVGSVEKHGSHLPLGSDLIQPLHVLEAVCAKTGAVLAPPIPYGVITTTRHYPGGIGISFDSLRAVTRDVLRDLVRNGVHRVMIVSGHAAHDHMAALRAAAQDVVDEGSLKATVLSDYDIIYAQKDLPAKEGHAGMIETSRLLVHRPDLVKGRSPAGSNRIPPYAVVKDAQPYWDGATGDSSKATEDYGKTLDRVVVDELVKLVQELRGRG
- a CDS encoding NAD-dependent epimerase/dehydratase family protein; translated protein: MVRERMLITGGAGFLGSHLADALVAKADVVLVDNFAAGKRANVADAVKAGATLVKRNLLQGDLRALFRRVGTVYHFAANPDVRLGKEGPKVHIEQNVLMTYRVLEACRANRVPRVVFASTSTVYGEAKTVPTPEDYGPCEPISLYGASKLACESLLSAYAHTYGLQAVVFRMANVVGGRSGHGVVHDLVAKLARDPKRLEIIGSDPGTSKSYIHVEDALAGYRAGLAAARGPFTVYNLGSEDAISVRTIADAICREVGLQGVEYVWTGGAGSGRGWVGDVRTMALAVERLRATGWRPGMTSEQAVARAAREAWSRIS
- a CDS encoding cytidine deaminase, with the protein product MVGSRRSARTDRDEHLIAAARSVLARRFRPGWHSVGAALRGRSGKIYTAVNLNAQYVGRVDVCAEAVAVGMAIAAGEKDLNSIVAVQRGNRGSRNPRGRIVPPCGVCREMFNDYAPKMTVLLAGPKGTVVRVKAEDLLPDRYVDP